The Granulicella arctica region AGGCGTTACCGTCGATCCTCGAAGACGCCGAGAACGGACTAACTCCACGAGCTCGAACTATCCTGTCGACTCTGCGTGAAGAGTGGATGGAGCTGGAGAGCAGAATAGACTCCGTCACAGAAGAGATCGGCCGCATCTCCAGATCGAATGAAGGATGCAAACGCCTGATGGGAGTCCCAGGAATAGGCCCCATCATCTCAACGGCTCTTGTTGCGGCGGTCGGCAATGCCACGGCCTTCAAAAAAGGTCGCGATCTTGCTTCTTGGCTGGGGCTCGTCCCGCGGCAGCATTCCTCAGGAGGCAAAACTAAACTGCTGGGTATCAGCAAACGAGGAAATTTCTACATCCGAAAACTGATGGTAGAAGGATTCGCCTCCACTAACCAAAGCTGGAAGATACAAGCAACAAAGCTGGTGCTCAGCGATGAGGGGCGACCTGGATCATTCCGTATTGTTCCACCGGTAGAAGAAACGGTACCTTACTGCTATGGTTTCTGTCGCAAGATGGATTCATAGCATGTGCTCGATGCGACGGGGAAGCAGGATCGGCTAGATCTCACCAAGAGAATTCCCTGTAAGCTGGCTCTGATGGGTGAACTTTCTTCAGTTCGTGGCTCGGTGGAAGCACTTCTTGAGGATGTGCGGGGACTCATCGTTGATGCACAGCGCCAAACCGCTGCTGCCGTAAACGTTGGCCTGACAGCGCTCTACTGGAGCATCGGCAAACGGATACGCACTGAGGTGCTCCACGACGCTCGTGGTACGTACGGAGAACAGATTGTCGCCATGCTGTCGCGACAATTGGTGGCGGAGTTTGGGCGCGGATACATGGAGAAAACCCTGCGTCGAGCGATTCAGTTTGCGGACGCGTTCCCCGATGAAGCAATTGTCGCCACTTTGTGGCGACAATTAAGTTGGTCTCACTTTCGAGAACTTCTCCCATTAACTCAACCGTTCCAGCGCGAGTTTTATGCAGAGATGTGTTGTATCGAACGGTGGAGCGTACGCACCTTGCATGAGCGGATCGGATCAATGCTTTACGAACGTGCCGCTCTCTCGAAACAGCCTCACTCCCTGATTCGTCAGGAACTCGAGACGCTTCGCGACAAGGGCGAAGTGACTCCTAATCTCCTCCCAAAGGACCCTTATGTCTTAGACTTCCTGGGATCGTCGAACCGCTTCTCGAACGGGATCTCGAAGAAGCCATCCTGCGAGAACTTGAAACGTTTCTTCTGGAGTTGGGAGCAGGCTTCACCTTCGTGGCCCGTCAAAAGCGTATTCAGCTCGACGGTGACGACTTTAAATCGATCTCCTGTTCTACAACCGGCGGCTCAAACGGCTGGCGGTCGTCGAGTTGAAGCAGGATAGCTTTAAACCAGAACATAAGGGCCAGATGGAGCTTTACCTGCGCTGGCTGGCAAGATACGAGCAAGAACCAGGAGAACAGTCTCCTGTAGGCATCATTCTCTGTACTGGCAAGAATACGGAGCAGATAGAACTACTTGAGTTGGGATCTGCAGGCATCCATGTAGCCGAGTATCTTACCGTTTTGCCGCCTCCAGCGATACTTAGACAAAAGCTCCATGGGGCCATAGAAACAGCGCGCATACGTCTCGAAGCCCGAACTGTGCAGAGCGCACGTCCTGAGTAGCGAGACTTTATCTCGGCCTGCGATTCGTTCTGGGCGAAGCTAGAGCCCAACTGGCCGTGTTAAGAGTCGAACGGAAGTATAGCGGAAATTTGATCGTACACATCGATTTTTGCGTGCCTAGAACACTTTGTGAAGACTTCATTATCTTTACGATTCTGACAATCCATCTGTATAGCTTCGACGTAGGTGGTTCAAATGAGCGGGTCGATCTTTCATAATTCTTGAATGCTCTTTGCCCTTGGTTCAGGTCGCCCCGTTCCCGAACAGACGAACTTGCATGGGAGAGCCGCATATGTTAACCACCAAGCCGATCATCGGGCGAGGTCTCGTTATGAGCCTCAGTCTGCTGATGGCAGTACCGCCAGCAGCGTTTGCTTCCAGCCACCGGGAAGCTCCGATCACCGCTCTCGACCATAAGGCCGACATCACCGACTTCTATGCCTTTGTCAGCTACGACCATCCGGACCGGGTGACCTTCATCATGAATGTCGATCCGTTCCTTGAGCCGAGTAATGGACCGAATTACTTCCCATTCGATCCGACTCTGCTTTACCAGATCAAGGTGGACAACAACTTTGACGCGCAAGAAGATATCTCGTTCCGCATCCAGTTCACGACCCAGATCCGTGCCCCACAGGTATTTCAAGCCTATGTAGGTGCCGGTAATGGGATTAATGCCCCAGCGAACTCGCCAGCGCCGGTTGCTCCTGGAACGCCGATCGTGCCTCCCGCGATCACATCGCTCACGGGTGCTGGCTCGGCGGGTATCAACGAACTACAAACGTATACGGTGCAGATGGTGAAGAACGGCCGGACGATCAACCTGACCAAGCCTGACGGATCGGATCTGATCGCGGTTCCGAGCAATGTGGGTCCGCGCACCATGCCGAATTACACGGCGCTGGCGCAGCAGGGCATTTATCAACTGCAAGGTGCGGGTGGTGCAAGCGACATTCGCATCTTCGCGGGTACGGTTGCCGATCCGTTTTACATCGATCTTGGCGCGTCGTTTGACAGCCTCAACTTCCGTACAAGTGCTGGCGGCGGGGTGCTTTCGGCGGCGGCGGACGCGGACGATCATCTGAACATCGCTCCTAACTCGGTGTCGGGCTTCAATGTGAACACGATTGCGATTGAAGTGCCAATCAGCATGCTGACCAGCGATGGCCAGACGCACCCGGCGACCGACCCGAAGGCGACGATCGGTTCGTGGGGGACTACTTCGCGACACGAATTCACGATTCGTCGTTCACCCCAGCAGGAGCTGGATTTTGGAAATTTCTATCAAGTTCAGCGGCTGGCGAATCCGCTGATCAACGAACTGTTGATTGGAACGGGATCGAAGGACCGCTGGAGCCAGGAGCAGCCGAAGAACGATGCACAGTTTGCGGCGTACGATCTTGATCCTCTGCTGGCACGGGTGTTCAACGCGGTGTACGGGATTGCCGTTCCGACTCCGCCGCGGACGGATCTGCTGCCGCTGGTGACGTATGCGGCTCCTATTGCTGCTCCAGGGACGCCTACCGGGCCTGTGGCTGACCTGCTGCGCCTGAACACGGGTGTGGCACCGACGGCCTACCAGAATCGCAAACGGCTCGGTCTGCTAGCGGGTGACGGCGCTGGCTTTCCGAATGGACGTCGGGTGACGGATGACGTGCTCGACATCGCGGCGCGAGCCGTCGCTGGTGCGTTTGCGGGTGCCAAGTATTCCTATCCTATCGGCGACGGAGTCAACTCTGCGGACGTACCGACGCAGGAGACGTTCCCGTACATCCACTACGCGTACAGTGGACGCGACAGCCGTCATATCGATGTGGGTGAGACGGGCTGCGGTGAACAACCGACACTATCGACCAGTGTAGGAGCGGCACCGACCAACCAGGGCGGTAATGCAATTTGCGCTGTGCAGTAGGTGAACGAGTCACATCTAACGGGGCCCTCGCACTCTTTCGAGGGCCCTTTCTTCATGAGCAGAGTCGAAGAGTGGGTTTCTTGGGCAGAAAGAGGTCAGTCATGAAGTATCTGCAGGCATTAGTAGTTGTACTTTCGGCCAGTCTTTCGGCGAGCAGCACCTGTGTTGCACAAACCTCGGCGGTTGCCGAGCGTGGCATACAGGCGGGTAGGGCTGTAACGGCGACGCCGGCGCAGGAGCGGATTGCGGCAGCCAAGCGGCAACTGCAGATTGATCCAAAAAAGGTGCAGTCCTACAACTCGCTAGCAACTGCCTATGTGCGTCGAGCGCGGGAGACGGATGATCCGAAGTATCTAATAGAGGGGGAGAAGGCCCTGGCGCAGGGGTTCGCGCAGGATGCGAAGGATTTTCAACTGCAGAAAACGGAGATTGCGCTGCTGCTGGCCGAGCAGCGGTATACGCAGGCTCGCGAGAAGGCGGCGGCACTGAACAAGCGTGTACCAGACGATGTGATGACCTATGGCTACCTGGCTGAAGCGGACATTGCGCTGGGAAGCTATGCGGAGGCGGAGCACGAGGCACAGTGGATGCTGAACCTGTTGCCGGGCAATGTTCCGGGGCTGCTGCTGGCGGCCCGACTAAGAGTGCTGTATGGCGATCCTGAAGGAGCGCTGCAGGCGTTGAATATGGCGTTCGGGGAGACGTCGCCGACAGAGTTCGAAGAGGAGGCGTGGATTGCGAACCAGATCGCAAGGGTGCAGATCGATTCGGGTAAGGTCGATGCGGCGGCTTCGATTCTAGGCAAGACGGAGCAGATTTTTCCAGGGTATCCAACTACGCTTGCAAACCTAGCGCGGGTGCGGATGGCACAGAAGCGACCAGGGGATGCGGTGGCGTCGCTGTTGGAAGCGATTGCCACGAGTCCCGATGCGGCACTGCTGTATGAGCTTGGTAAGGCTCAGCGAGCAGCGGGCCATGGTGAGGAGGCGCGAGCGACTGATTCGGCTTTTCTGAAGGCCGCAAAGCATGCGGAGCCAGAGGACGATGTCGTCAGGCGCGACGAGGCCATGCTGCTGGCGAGCGACCCGGCAACAGCCAAGGACGCGATGAATATCGTGATGGGCCAGATGACGGTGCGGGCGGACGTGTGGTCGCTAGATGCGTGCGCGTGGGTGCTTTATGCAAACGGAAAGTACACGGAGGCGGATTCGACGATCAAACGTGCGCTGGCGGTGGGGATCGCCGATGCGGTGATATACGACCACGCCGGGCACATCGCGCAGAAGTTGGGGAATGAAGATGAGGCGGCAAAAGACTTCGATCTATCGCTGAAGGCAAGTCCGGTGTCGGAGGTGGCGTTGGATGCACGGGCTTCGCTGGGTGCGGGCACGGTCGTCGCGAGTGCGCTTGCTTCTTCTGCTCCGATTGCGGATGCCTCAGAGCCTTCTTCTCAAGTTATTCAGCCAGTGTTCACTTCGGTGGCAATTAACAAGACTACGCCGACTGTATTTTCCCCGGTGCCCGTTGCGTATTTGACACCTCGTCAGACGGATACGGATCGAGTGGTCCGAACGGCACAGGAGGTGGTGGCGCATGCGCCGAAAGATTCGAAGGGGTATGCATCGCTGGGTGCAGCCTACTTTCAGCGGGCTCGGGAGACAGGTGACGTGAGCGATTACCAGAGGTCGGAGGAGGCGCTGAACAAGTCGCTGGATCTGGTATCGGCTGATTTTTCGGCGGACGCGGCGTTGCAGACAATGGCGGAGGTCTGCATGGGCGAGCACCGGTTTGCGGATGCGTTGACGTTCTCACAGAAGGCACTGGCGCTCGGCTCGGGAGACGTGTCACCGTTCGCCATTGTGGGGGATGCGTATGCAGATATGGGAGAGTATGCAAAGGCGGGGGAGGCGTATGCCAGGCTGACCCCTAAGGAGATGACGCTGTCGCCACGAGCGGCGTATGCGCGAGACAGCAGGCTCTCCTATCTGAGCTTTATTGCAGGAGACACTCCGAAGGCTATTGCCCAGATGAAGGTTGCGGTAGGGGAGGGGAGCGTGGCCCAGTTGCCGGCCGAGAACCTCGCGTGGCTCTACTACGAGCTAGGCGAGTATGAGATACAGGCGGGAGATATCGCAACAGCGGATGCGGCGTACCTGCAGGCGCTGGAGATTCACCCGGGGGACTATAGAGCAATGGCGGGGCTCGCGAAACTGCGGGCAAACCAGGGTCGACATGCCGAGGCTATCGTGTTCTACCAAAAGGCAATCGCCGTGGTGCCAATGCCGATCTTCATCGCGGAACTGGGTGACCTATATGCGAAGGCAGGGAATCAGGCGGAGGCGAAGAAGCAGTATCAGCTAGTGGAGTACATCGGGTTGCTGGGGCATATTAACCAGGTTCTTCACAATCGCGACCTGGCGTTGTTCTATGCGGACCACGATGTGAAGCTGAGTGAGTCGTTGGAACTTGCTCAGAGAGAGCTGGAAGTTCGGCATGATGTATATACCTACGATGCACTGGCTTGGTCGCTGTACAAGAACCGCAGGTATGGGGAGGCTGCGAAGGCGAGTGAGGAGGCGCTTCAATTCGGCACAAAGGATGCTCTCCTGGTGTTCCATGCGGCGATGATCGCCGAGAAGATGGGGCAGCCGGAGAAGGCAAAGGACAGGTTCCGAGAGGCGCTGGCGATCAATCCCCACTTTCACGTGATTGATGCACCGATCGCTCAGCAGCAACTCGCGTTGCTGGAGACGCAGGCATCCAATGGTGCAAATGAGATCCATGCACACTAAAAGGATTTGCTTGATGTTGGCGGTGCTGCTGACGCTGATATGTCCGCAGATTGCATCAGCGCACCCAATGGGCAACTTCAGCGTGAATCATTACTCGAAGATCACACTCGAAGAGAAGCTTGTGCGCGTGCAGTACGTGATCGACCTCGCGGAGATCCCTGCGTACCAGGAGTTACTGCAAGGCAACATCACAGCGGTGGCGGATGACCCGGCGGTGAAGAGGTTTGTGGCCGCGCGAGGGGCGGAGCTCGGGCGCGGATTGAGCCTGACGCTGAATGGAAAGTCGCTTGTACTTCATCTACGGTCGAGCAGCGTGATCTTTCCGCCGGGTGCGGGTGGGCTGCCGACGATGAAAATGGGCTTTATTTACGAGACAGATTATCCTCCTGGTACTTCGGACCGTCCGCATGCCGCGTTGCATTATGTGGATGGGAACTATGCAGGTCATTCCGGGTGGAAGGAGATTGTGGCAGTTGCGGGTGCGGGTGCTCCATCGCTGCTGAAGAGTTCGGTACCAGCGGTCAGCCGGAGTGGCGCGCTTGAGAACTATCCAACCGACTTGCTCAGCAGTCCGCCGCAAGATTTGGACGCTGCGCTGGAGGTCGAGCTACCACTTATTGTGACGGCTAAGACTCCAACTCCGGCTGCTATGTCGAAGACGGCTCCTGCTTTGGCTCAGCACAATCAGGTTCAGCCAGCGACTGTGGCGAAGGAGGCCAGGACTCCGGCTGTTGCATCGATGCCTGCTCCTGCGGAGGTGTCGGCTGTACCGCTGAGGGCCAATCAGCAGAAGACGCCCCGCAACCGGTTTACGGAGCTGATTACGGAGCAGCGGCTCAGTCCGTGGTTCCTGTTTACGGCAGCGCTGATTGCAATGGGGCTAGGGGCGCTCCACGCGCTTGAGCCGGGACACGGGAAGACGATTGTGGCGGCATATCTCGTGGGGTCGCGCGGAACGGCTCGGCACGCGGTGTTGCTGGGGATGATTGTGACAGCCTCGCACACGGCGGGTGTGTTTGGGCTGGGCGCAATTACGCTGTATGCGTCGCGGTATATCGTGCCGGAACAGCTCTATCCATGGCTCGGAGTGCTGTCGGGAATCACGATTGCAGGACTTGGCTTCTACATGCTGTTGCGGAGGCTGACGGGTACCGCGACTGATCATTCGCACCTGGATGAGGACGGCGGATCGTACGCACATTGGTTCTCCAAGAATCCTCCCAAGACGACTGCCCTGGACGGTGAAGTTCTGCCAGACCTGAATACAATCCAGGTTCCTGTCGCAAAGCGGCCGGTGAGCATGACACAGTTGTTTACGCTGGGCATTACGGGCGGGATCATACCGTGTCCGGCGGCGCTGATCGTGCTGTTAAGCGCATTTGCGCTGCACCGGATCGGGCTCGGATTTTTCCTGATCGTGATGTTCAGCGTCGGGCTGGCAGCCGTGTTGATCGGTTTCGGCATGGCGATGGTGTATGCGCGGCGATTCATGACAATGCTGCAGGTCGACGGGCCGCTGACAAAGCGTTGGCTTCCAGTGGCTTCGTCGACGTTCATCACGATACTTGGGCTGGTAATTACAGGGCAAGCGCTGATCGCGGCGCATATCAACCTGCATGGGCTGACGAAGGAGAAGCTTGGGCCGGTATTGTTTGTGTCGGGGCTGGGTCTGATCCTGGGGATGCGGCACTCGACCGATGCGGACCACGTGGTGGCGATTTCGACGATAGTGAGCAAGCAGCGGAGTATACGGAACGCAGCGCTGATCGGGTCTGTTTGGGGACTGGGGCATACGATCACGATCTTTATCGTGGGGTCACTGATCATCTTGTTCGGAGTGGAAATACCTCCGCGGGTGGGGCTGTCGATGGAGTTCAGCGTAGCAGTCATGCTGATCCTGCTCGGAATTCTAAATTTGACCGGGGTGATGCAGAGAATCACAGTGCGGTTTGTAAAGACGCCTAGGATCGAAACGCCGGTGTTAGGAGGAAGGATGTTTCAAGGAGCGATTGAGCGGCTGGGGCTATACCAGTTCCTCAGGCCACTGGTGATTGGGCTGGTGCACGGACTGGCGGGATCGGCGGCAGTCGCCTTACTGGTGCTGACGACGATCCACAATCCGATCTGGGCAACGGTTTACCTGTTGATCTTCGGCGCGGGGACGATGGTCGGCATGATGTTCATGACCGCGGCGATGGCGGTCCCGCTCACTTATGCGGGAAACCGTTCCGGTCAACTGAGCCGCTATTTCGGAGTGGCTTCCGGGCTGGTGAGTCTATGTTTCGGGACGTTCCTGGTGTACCAGCTTGGATATGTGAGTGGATTATTTACAAGTCACCCGCAGTGGACGCCGCGGTAGAGCTACTAACGAGGTCGTGCCTCCAGTGGCAGTGGACCGGGTATGGACATGAAGAAACAAATCTCATCCTTACTGGAAGCGGCAGAGTACTTTATGACTTCTGCTATCTGAGCTGAAGGAGCAAACCTAAGTTGTTGCTTCCATTGCTTCACCAACCCGCCAGCGTCTTCC contains the following coding sequences:
- a CDS encoding IS110 family RNA-guided transposase, yielding MRIHTVGIDIAKTVFHLVAVDETGTVVVKKKFSRPQLLVYTANLKVEAMGMEACSGAHFLTRALIAQGHNVKLMPAEYVRPYVKSNKNDFIDAEAIAEAVLRPNIRFVPLKTEEQLDLQALHRVRERWIGRKVALTNQLRGFLLERGLPVRVGSEYLRKALPSILEDAENGLTPRARTILSTLREEWMELESRIDSVTEEIGRISRSNEGCKRLMGVPGIGPIISTALVAAVGNATAFKKGRDLASWLGLVPRQHSSGGKTKLLGISKRGNFYIRKLMVEGFASTNQSWKIQATKLVLSDEGRPGSFRIVPPVEETVPYCYGFCRKMDS
- a CDS encoding DUF1016 N-terminal domain-containing protein — its product is MGELSSVRGSVEALLEDVRGLIVDAQRQTAAAVNVGLTALYWSIGKRIRTEVLHDARGTYGEQIVAMLSRQLVAEFGRGYMEKTLRRAIQFADAFPDEAIVATLWRQLSWSHFRELLPLTQPFQREFYAEMCCIERWSVRTLHERIGSMLYERAALSKQPHSLIRQELETLRDKGEVTPNLLPKDPYVLDFLGSSNRFSNGISKKPSCENLKRFFWSWEQASPSWPVKSVFSSTVTTLNRSPVLQPAAQTAGGRRVEAG
- a CDS encoding PDDEXK nuclease domain-containing protein → MKQDSFKPEHKGQMELYLRWLARYEQEPGEQSPVGIILCTGKNTEQIELLELGSAGIHVAEYLTVLPPPAILRQKLHGAIETARIRLEARTVQSARPE
- a CDS encoding DUF4331 domain-containing protein; the encoded protein is MLTTKPIIGRGLVMSLSLLMAVPPAAFASSHREAPITALDHKADITDFYAFVSYDHPDRVTFIMNVDPFLEPSNGPNYFPFDPTLLYQIKVDNNFDAQEDISFRIQFTTQIRAPQVFQAYVGAGNGINAPANSPAPVAPGTPIVPPAITSLTGAGSAGINELQTYTVQMVKNGRTINLTKPDGSDLIAVPSNVGPRTMPNYTALAQQGIYQLQGAGGASDIRIFAGTVADPFYIDLGASFDSLNFRTSAGGGVLSAAADADDHLNIAPNSVSGFNVNTIAIEVPISMLTSDGQTHPATDPKATIGSWGTTSRHEFTIRRSPQQELDFGNFYQVQRLANPLINELLIGTGSKDRWSQEQPKNDAQFAAYDLDPLLARVFNAVYGIAVPTPPRTDLLPLVTYAAPIAAPGTPTGPVADLLRLNTGVAPTAYQNRKRLGLLAGDGAGFPNGRRVTDDVLDIAARAVAGAFAGAKYSYPIGDGVNSADVPTQETFPYIHYAYSGRDSRHIDVGETGCGEQPTLSTSVGAAPTNQGGNAICAVQ
- a CDS encoding tetratricopeptide repeat protein, whose product is MKYLQALVVVLSASLSASSTCVAQTSAVAERGIQAGRAVTATPAQERIAAAKRQLQIDPKKVQSYNSLATAYVRRARETDDPKYLIEGEKALAQGFAQDAKDFQLQKTEIALLLAEQRYTQAREKAAALNKRVPDDVMTYGYLAEADIALGSYAEAEHEAQWMLNLLPGNVPGLLLAARLRVLYGDPEGALQALNMAFGETSPTEFEEEAWIANQIARVQIDSGKVDAAASILGKTEQIFPGYPTTLANLARVRMAQKRPGDAVASLLEAIATSPDAALLYELGKAQRAAGHGEEARATDSAFLKAAKHAEPEDDVVRRDEAMLLASDPATAKDAMNIVMGQMTVRADVWSLDACAWVLYANGKYTEADSTIKRALAVGIADAVIYDHAGHIAQKLGNEDEAAKDFDLSLKASPVSEVALDARASLGAGTVVASALASSAPIADASEPSSQVIQPVFTSVAINKTTPTVFSPVPVAYLTPRQTDTDRVVRTAQEVVAHAPKDSKGYASLGAAYFQRARETGDVSDYQRSEEALNKSLDLVSADFSADAALQTMAEVCMGEHRFADALTFSQKALALGSGDVSPFAIVGDAYADMGEYAKAGEAYARLTPKEMTLSPRAAYARDSRLSYLSFIAGDTPKAIAQMKVAVGEGSVAQLPAENLAWLYYELGEYEIQAGDIATADAAYLQALEIHPGDYRAMAGLAKLRANQGRHAEAIVFYQKAIAVVPMPIFIAELGDLYAKAGNQAEAKKQYQLVEYIGLLGHINQVLHNRDLALFYADHDVKLSESLELAQRELEVRHDVYTYDALAWSLYKNRRYGEAAKASEEALQFGTKDALLVFHAAMIAEKMGQPEKAKDRFREALAINPHFHVIDAPIAQQQLALLETQASNGANEIHAH
- a CDS encoding HoxN/HupN/NixA family nickel/cobalt transporter, producing the protein MHTKRICLMLAVLLTLICPQIASAHPMGNFSVNHYSKITLEEKLVRVQYVIDLAEIPAYQELLQGNITAVADDPAVKRFVAARGAELGRGLSLTLNGKSLVLHLRSSSVIFPPGAGGLPTMKMGFIYETDYPPGTSDRPHAALHYVDGNYAGHSGWKEIVAVAGAGAPSLLKSSVPAVSRSGALENYPTDLLSSPPQDLDAALEVELPLIVTAKTPTPAAMSKTAPALAQHNQVQPATVAKEARTPAVASMPAPAEVSAVPLRANQQKTPRNRFTELITEQRLSPWFLFTAALIAMGLGALHALEPGHGKTIVAAYLVGSRGTARHAVLLGMIVTASHTAGVFGLGAITLYASRYIVPEQLYPWLGVLSGITIAGLGFYMLLRRLTGTATDHSHLDEDGGSYAHWFSKNPPKTTALDGEVLPDLNTIQVPVAKRPVSMTQLFTLGITGGIIPCPAALIVLLSAFALHRIGLGFFLIVMFSVGLAAVLIGFGMAMVYARRFMTMLQVDGPLTKRWLPVASSTFITILGLVITGQALIAAHINLHGLTKEKLGPVLFVSGLGLILGMRHSTDADHVVAISTIVSKQRSIRNAALIGSVWGLGHTITIFIVGSLIILFGVEIPPRVGLSMEFSVAVMLILLGILNLTGVMQRITVRFVKTPRIETPVLGGRMFQGAIERLGLYQFLRPLVIGLVHGLAGSAAVALLVLTTIHNPIWATVYLLIFGAGTMVGMMFMTAAMAVPLTYAGNRSGQLSRYFGVASGLVSLCFGTFLVYQLGYVSGLFTSHPQWTPR